The proteins below come from a single Anguilla rostrata isolate EN2019 chromosome 3, ASM1855537v3, whole genome shotgun sequence genomic window:
- the calm3b gene encoding calmodulin 3b (phosphorylase kinase, delta): protein MADQLTEEQIAEFKEAFSLFDKDGDGTITTKELGTVMRSLGQNPTEAELQDMINEVDADGNGTIDFPEFLTMMARKMKDTDSEEEIREAFRVFDKDGNGYISAAELRHVMTNLGEKLTDEEVDEMIREADIDGDGQVNYEEFVQMMTAK, encoded by the exons ATG GCTGACCAGCTGACCGAGGAACAGATTGCTG AGTTCAAGGAGGCGTTCTCGCTCTTCGACAAGGACGGCGACGGTACCATCACCACCAAGGAGCTGGGCACAGTGATGCGCTCGCTGGGCCAGAACCCCACCGAGGCCGAGCTGCAGGACATGATCAACGAGGTCGATGCCGACG GAAACGGAACCATCGACTTCCCAGAGTTCCTGACTATGATGGCTAGGAAGATGAAGGACACGGACAGCGAGGAAGAGATCCGAGAGGCCTTCAGAGTCTTCGACaag GATGGTAATGGCTACATCAGTGCGGCGGAGCTGCGGCACGTGATGACCAACCTGGGGGAGAAGCTGACGGACGAGGAGGTTGACGAGATGATCCGGGAGGCCGACATCGACGGTGACGGACAGGTCAACTACGAAG AGTTTGTACAGATGATGACTGCAAAATGA